The region tggaggggatgagcaatgagccaagtgtaagagatcagttattagagcagtaggggtgctgttttcccctcgtcgtgtcGCTGTGATGCCTGCCATTCGAAGGAATATTGGGGCTTAGCCGGCAGGGAGATGCTGGCAGTCAATTATCACGTGAGCGCGCATAATACTGCAGCCGTCTGGATACCCTCCAGAGGATGCTCAAAGAATACAAAGGCCCTTTCAAGGGTACCTATGTGATGGCGCATGTTATTACTTGCATTATTGTCAATGCGTTGCGCCCTAGCCAGGTATGGACTGCCCAAGCCCCTTTTGCCCTAATTTGGTCCACTGGTGTTCAGATGAACCTCAGATAGAATCTAATATTGAATACTCCCAACTATGAGCGATTCAACGCAGCGTTTGCTATTAATGAATGACTTGATTCGCCGACACCAACTGGCTGAGCATAAAAGAAGGAACCTACCAGGACAAGCGAGGACACTGTCATATATAGTTTCCGCAGATTTGTGGAGTATATAGTTCCCTACTGAGTACTACTACTAGCAACGATAGTTTTTTTCGTCAACTGCCTAAGAATATACTTTCTTGGTACAAGCCCTAATCTGAAGACCGGGAAGTAAAGTAAATATATGAGGACCAATCTAAGCATATTATTAGTGGAGAGGACCAAAGAGCTGGAACCACATGTAGAGTCAGATAACAAGAGTTGAAACATTCCTAGAATGAGGAGCAGGTAGTGTACACTCAAGAAACTGCATGTAGATATGACAATGCGGATTTTAGTCGGGGTGTGACGATACCTAGGCTTTCACATTTGTTGTAGAAGCGCTAGCCTGGAAAGCGGGGAGTTTGCCAAGGCTTCACTCGTATATATTCGTGCAGGATTTAGTACCAAGTATATATTGTATAAAATCTCCATGAGTAAACAAATCCAGCAGTCCATAATAATAGGTATTTCATGCCCTTACAAACCCAGGTCATCACCTTCAGATAACATTCATATATCGAATTTTCCAGCCTACGCTAAGCCCTTCAACTCAGTCTCATGCACACTCCTCCGTCGCTTCGTCTGCTCAGCAAAGACTTTCCTGAAGTTTCCTCGGGCCAAGTTCCCACACGTCTCTTTAACACCTGCCCAGTTCTCACGCACAATATCCATGGTGGGCCTCGAAAAcacctcctcaatctcctcaagcGTTTTGTCTTTGGTCTCGGGCATAAAGAACACCTGATACACCCAGCCGACGGCCGCAATGCCACCGTAGAATCCCAGACTCAGACCCGTCTTGCCCATGGCTTCTTGCATGGCCGTGAAGTTGTATGTCACGATGAAGGACataaggaagaggagggcgTCAGAGGTTGTCATCCCGTAGCTGCGGAGGTATGTTGGGTATACTTCCGATGGAACGACCCAGGTGAGACAGGCGTAGCAGCCGAAAAATCCCTGGTAGACGATGAGACCGGTAAGATAGAGGGCTTCGACGGTCATAAGGTCCGTCTTGAGGTCGACCTGATAACTAGCGCCAATGAGAACAAGACCGATGAAGAATCCGGGGAGCGTAACAATGGCCCAAAAGCGGCGGCCGAAAGACTCCATGAGGAAAATGGCGGGGATCGTTCCGAGCAACAAGGAGCCGCCACCAACGAGGGACATATAGTTTGCATTTTCCTCGTTGAAACCGATTTGGTTCATAAGCACACTCATGTAGTACATGATGGCATTGATACCCGTCATCTGCCCAAGGATAATCATGATATTGGCGTAAATGAGGGAGCGGCGGGCGCGCGGGACGCTGTAGACATGTCAGTATGGTGCGAATCAGGACGGTTATGGTGGGCGGAAAGAGCGCCAAGGGCCGACGGAGGTGCTTACGTGAAGAAATCCATCCAGGGGAAGCGCTTGTTGTGGGCGCCTTCATGgacctcattctcttcctgaCGGACGGAAGCCGtcatgacgaagaactcgTCGCGGGCTTCAACGGTCTGAATACCGCGAATCCGCTTCCAGACTTTGTATGCGTCGAGGGTTTTGCCTTGATGGACGAGGAAACGGGGACTCTCGGGGAGAAAGAGCATTCTACGAGACAAGGGGTCAGCAAGACTTCGTATGAATTTGCAGATATGGTTCGACGTACCCAACAAACATGATAGTAGAGAAGACAAGCGATGAGCCAAGGATATACCGCCAGTTACCAGGAACGCGCAGGAACATGGCAGAGATGGCATATCCGAGGACCTCTCCGAGCGCGATGTTGAACTGGTACAGCGAAACCAGATTACCGCGAATGCGGCGCTCGACGGTCTCCGCAACATAGACGGGGACAGTACCGCCCTCGAGACCGACACCGACGCCGAGGATAACACGAGCAGCGACCATCATGCCTAGGTAAGCCCCGTCAGCCAGCCGTCATATAGGACCAGAGATGAAAATCAAACCCACCATAGTTAATTGACCCCGCCTCGAGCGCAGCACCAATAGTATATAGAATCAACGAGATAATAATCGACCATTTTCGTCCAAGGTACTCGTTGCAAGGCGACAGAATCAAAGCACCACCAACAGCGCCCAGCGGCATCCCTGAGTTGACCAGACTGTTCTGCCTTGCATCCAAGTGCAGGTCTTTAGGAAGGTACAAGTTCGCTCCGGAAATGGTACTCTGGTCGATGCCTGAAAGCAGACCACCCATACTGGCGAAGGCAACAAGTAACCAGGTGAAGTGTTTAGGGTCCTTGAActggatctggaagaagCCAGTCTCGAGGCCGCCGGTGGCCTCGAGCTTTTGCTCCATCTCGTCAATGAAGGCGTCGGCATCTTGGGCACGCTCGCGCACGACTTCGAGAGCCTCGAGTTCTGTCTTCTCGGGCTCAGCCATGTCGGCTAGCTAACCGGTGTGAGTATGCGAAGAAATCTGGTTAGGCTGAGAGAAAAATAAGAGAAAatcgaaaagaaaaaaaaattgtaTGGCGAGACAGGagtagaagaagagcggggGCGAATAGTGTGGTACAGCGAACAATCCCATGTATTTATGCCCggccatcaacaccatcacTCGTCAGTCAGCACGCATCACTGCAGTCCCAGGTCAGGCCAGACGCCGTCTCAGGCACGTTGTTATCGGCCCACGTCGTGTGGGCGATTCCAAGGTCACAGGCGGCAGCTTCGAAAAACGACTCGAATCCTCAGGTCCCATCGCCCAACGGTGAATGGTCAGAAACGCCTGGAACATACTTTACTAGCTCAAGCGCGCCGGAATTCTTGACAAAATTGGCGAAGGCTTGGTGGACTAGCGCGAGGATCTTAACCAAATACAAGCACCCTCGGAATTCGTCCGCGCGGAGATTAGGGCCCCGGACTGGTCGAACCGGACAGGGCCATATGCTGACTGTGCGGGGACGTCGTCGGCTCAACATGGGCAAGATTGACATTCCAGAATTTCGACGATGCACGAAAGGCTTGAATGACTGGTGACAGCGAATCTAGAGGATGTGCTAAGTTTGCGCTGTTCAATATACGGGCTGCCAATAGACGAGGCGGCATTGTAGTGTTGGACTTCCGGGGCTCCGCAATCAATGACTCGGACCGAAATACGGAGAAATCCGGAGACTTGGCGGGGACCGGCGAAGAGATTTCTCTGCTCGGCTGCTGACCTCAGGCCGCCTGCGGCCGCGCTGGCGCTGCGCCGGCCCGGTCTTTCATCGGCTCTTGCCCCAAGACCACGGGATTCGCTTACGTTTAGAATTCCGCAAATTCCAAGAATGTTCGTCGACATGTCATTCGAGGAATGGCATGAACGGACATTAACCTGGTGACGTCTCACCACGAACTCCAGCATGGCTCATTCACCCTGCTTGTCGAATCCATCTCCAGACCGCAGCACGCGACAAGCAACACGCGACAAGGTCCGGGGGCAGAACCCCATGGTGTATGTGGATCTCGTGCATGAGCGTGGGCAAGTTATTCCACTTCATTTCCACTTTCGTAGTGTCTTGACGATGAGATCGCTCACTTGTTTCAGCCACCCGAAGTTCTGCCGCCAAAAGGGATATTTCTGGGCTGTCAGTCCATTCTCAGGTCGGTTGTCGGCCGACGTTGTTGCAAGCTTATATATTGTTTATGGTTGTTTATGATTGCAGAGTAATGGCGGCTCAAGGAGTGGCTCCGTTATTTGTTTGTCAAAGGTTGTTACTAACTCTCGAGTCTGCTCGGCCGCGCAGCCCGGTCTTTGTTAGCCTGGCGGCTAATCGGTCTCCCGATCTCACTTGTTGACTGGGGCTCGTGATGTCGTAGGGATCCGGCAGGACCTTCCCGTCCTTGAGCGTCACGCCAAGGACAAGAACGTCGTGGATTGAGGTGCTGTATAGCACTTCCTTGCCCAGTAAAACTGTATACGCCAGAAACCTTGGCTCTTGATGCCCTCTAATGCCCTCTTGATGTCGGCTCGATCTATTCACGAATAAGCCAAGAGCGCGTCGTCCCGACATTCACTAGGGGTTTGCCGTACAATGCATTTTCGGGCTCTTCAGAGGGCTTGCATAGATCATATGGCATAACCAGATAATCAACTCACAGATTGCTCGGAGTAAACAGATTACTCAGTAAAACCGCAATCGCAGAACAAGAGCAAGGGTGTCTATTTCAGCCTcgaacatcatcatcatcatcatcatcatcatcatcatcatcatcatcatcatcatcatcatcatcatcatcatcatcatcatcatcatcatcatcatcaccaccaccaccacaaAGCCTTCTCAGCTTTAACGCCGTATTCTAAATAGAGCAGGGGATGCCCCACCCAGGACAACCAACATCAACCGGCTAGCTAGGTAGCATGAGTATGCATCCAGCTCAACCCGGTTTCATCGGCTCGCCGAGTGTTGGGATGGTATCGCGGTGTCACCAAGCTTTCGCGGCCCGTGCCTGGCCAAGTCGGGAGCCAAGGGAAGTGTGATGGGCGCGTGATTTCTTGGTTTGGAGACGGGACAAGACTCACTTTAGACTAGTTGGTACGTAGGTGGCGTCCATGCCCAGGCCAGCCCGCTTTCGCTTCAAGTGGGATGTGCGGTACCATGTTAAGCACTGCGATTAGACGTTGCGATTGACAGCTGCAGATTCTCCGCGTAGGAAACTTATTGACAACAGCACAGGATGACGGTCTGCAATAAGCGCATTACGCTGGTTGAAGGGACATGGTGGTTCACATAGTCACATTAAATTCTCAGCAGGACGTTGGTATATCTTACAACCTCTAGCTGTTGGCGAAAGTCGTCCCCGACTGACCCTTAGATGGTTTTTTCTTCAGAATTATCGGAGTAGTAGTGGTGAGCGTGAATTGGACAGAGAAAAGAGACAAAATCATCTCTCCATCTAGGAGAGTCGTGGTAACTTAAGTTAGAGGCATATTGAAGCCTTGATATTAAGGCTACCTAACTAACTCGGGATCGAATCTCGTCCTTGTCatttatttcctttttcattCTCGACATCCCTATTGGCATGTCCAATGACATAAGAGACATACATGGATTCAGTTCACTGTTTATGTAAAATCTAGCCATAAATATTGTGCAATCTTGCCCTTGTTCCAAAATCTCCTGCCAGTTTTACCAGCTTGACCAGCACACGCTTGCATTACTTTGCCATGAGCCTTCCATCAAGACTATATGCCACCCCGCTGTTCTCCGAAGACTCAGATCAGTATTTATCCGTGACCTGAGCCTGAGAGCCTATGGAGGTAGAGAACATAGGGAATACGACCGAGATAGCGATATCGGGGATAATCCGTGGGTGTACTTCCCCGCATTTCGGCCTACTCTCCGACTCCGGCCTGTTGTATAAAGATACGGATTGTCGTTCGTCTCAAGTCTCAAGTCACTTTCTGCCAGTACCCCTACACGGTAGCTCTAGAAACATCATGTCAGAGAAGTCAtacaacatcctcgtcctccccGGCGACGGGATTGGGCCTGAAGTTATGGCCGAAGCCACCAAGATCCTCTCCCTTTTCAACACATCCACCGTCAGATTCAGGACCCAGACGGAACTTATCGGTGGCTGTAGCATCGACACCCACGGCAAATCGGTGACGCAGGCTGTCCTCGATGCTGCCGTATCCTCTGATGCAGTCCTCTTCGCTGCCGTTGGAGGCCCAAAGTGGGACCATATCCGACGCGGACTCGACGGACCCGAGGGAGGGCTGCTCCAGGTACGGAAGGCTATGGACATTTATGCAAATCTGAGACCGTGTTCCGTTGATAGCCCAAGCAGGGAGATCGCCAGAGACTTCAGCCCCTTCAGGCAGGATGTTATAGAGGGGGTCGACTTCGTGGTCGTGAGGGAAAATTGTGGAGGCGCATACTTTGGGAagaaggttgaagaagacgattATGGTTCGTTCTTACCTATACTTACGGTGACTTGAGTGGTTTATATATTGATGATACCAGCAATGGACGAATGGGGCTACTCAGCCTCCGAAATACAGCGGATTACTCGACTCTCGGCGGAGCTCGCGCTGCGACACGATCCTCCCTGGCCTGTGATCTCTCTCGACAAAGCCAACGTGCTGGCCTCGTCGCGTCTCTGGCGCCGGGTTGTCGAAAAGACCATGAGCGAGGAATACCCGCAGGTGAAGCTTGTCCACCAGCTTGCTGATTCGGCGTCCTTAATCATGGCCACGAACCCGCGCGCTCTGAACGGCGTCATCTTGGCGGACAATACCTTTGGCGATATGGTATCCGACCAGGCAGGCTCTCTGGTCGGAACGCTGGGTGTCCTGCCTAGCGCGAGCTTGGATGGTTTACCCAAGCCGGGAGAGCAGAGGAAGGTACATGGGCTCTATGAGCCGACGCATGGGTCTGCCCCGACGTAGGTCATTCCCAACCCACTACTATCCCTTCACTCGTTGCTCACCATAATGTATGATAGAATTGCCGGTAAGAACATCGCCAACCCGACAGCGATGATCCTCTGCGTTGCGCTGATGTTCCGGTACTCGTTCAACATGGAGGCCGAGGCGCGGCAGATTGAGGCTGCAGTACGCACTGTTCTCGATAAGGGAATTCGAACATCTGATCTTGGAGGTTCGACGGGAACTAGAGAGTTTGGCGATGCGGTTGTTGCGGCGTTGAAGGGAGAGCTCTGATCTGGTCTAGTTGGGAGCAGTTAGCTAAGCTGGCGATGGCTGGGCAGTGACTTCACCGTATGAAATAGAGGATGATGGCGTCCAATCATTGAAGCCTCGTGGTAAGGAGCTTGGCATGAGCTTGAAAGCTCTGGAGATCTGCCCATATATCCACTGTCGCCCAACCGGGTAGGTATAATATCTGCTGTTGTGCCAGTCGCTATAGTCACCACTTTATTTAAGCAGAGCTATCCCACCCAATATCGGCATTCTCTGCAATATCATGAGTCCCTGTAAGACACTAAATTtaagatggtgatgatacaTCCGTTGTTGATCGTCTCGTATTCTATACTCCTTACGCGATGACATCACCGGGATTACCCACCATGACCTCATCTCAGATCTTGCAAAACAGTTGCCCTGAGCAGAATCCCTGGGACGAATTCATCATGGTTCCTTTTTTTTGCCAAATCACAGTGCAAGCCCCCTCTTTTCTGCACTACTACGTCGCTATCAGTTGTCCATCCGTCATGCTGAGTCCAAACGCTGGACGTCGGTCCCCTATTTGTACTTCTATATGATGACCGTCTCCATCGCCTTTATCGCCTCCATCACCTCTCTTATAGATCTATTCAAccaatcttctcctcatctcTCCTTTCACTCGTCTCCGGCTTTTCAGTACAATCCAATATTCTTCGACCGGCCAAGATGACCGTCATCTGGGGCCTCGATCTCCATGAGATTTGTTTCAGCAAGTTTAGATCTGCCAACATGCTCAACCGGGCGTACCATCTCCGTCGAACAAAGATGGTTGTCTATCAGCTTGCAATGATCCTCTGCGTCTGCTCAGAATCCGTCGGGACGGCTGCTTTTTCAGGTACAGGTTTCTCTCCGCAAACACCTATCCTTTCCACAATCGCTTTGCCTAGACAGTACTGACTTCTTTGGGCGCTTTCGTGCAGACTACCTCGATCAACAAAGCTACATTCAAGGCCAGCACCCGGGTGTGAAAATCCACAACAACAGCTTTATTGGCGCGTTCTCGTACAACGTCTTTGTGGGGGTTGCAGTGGCGTTTATATTTGGTGCAGCGTTCTTTTTTGACCTCTTCTGGCCGGAGAGGCACGAGTGCAAACATGTACGAATCAGTTGGAAGATTTCGGCAGTAGTCGTTACTGTTATGATGCTGAGCTCGGCGCTGACTATCACGGTGAGCCGTTGTTTAATTATTGATCTACCGCGCGCGATGGTACTGATAATCACCGCAATTCTTAGTGTATCGGCGCTCTACATGATGCCGTCGTTACAGGAACAGATCGCGACACTGCGCAGACGTATAGATTGGAGTTCTCGAAGAAACCCTCTTACAGTGCGTTATCATGCCCGTGCCCTTCCTGCCATATTCTGACGCAGACCAGCATACCGAGATAACCCCAAAGTAATTGCCGCTGTTGTTCTTGCCTGGCCTGGGTGGGTATTTTGCGTTATTAGGTATATCTATTCCTTTAAATTCTCGCTGCCATGCGGGTATGTGACTGATACTTTTTTTTAGTACaatcgtcctcttcatgtCCCAGAAGCACGACGACAAGTACGGTCCAATGTCGAAGTACGGCCGTAGTCAGGAAGACGGCAGTATTGTGGTCGATAAGGAAGGACACAACAGTCCCGAGCCAACGGCGGCATAAATAACACGTTACGAGGTTACGATTTACTCCTTTCTACTCTTTTGTATACAATATTTCCGTTTTTGGATGGCTACTGTATTGTACTATAGACTGTAGTATTGACGGAACTTGGCTTCCTGCAATGATACCCTGTTTTGGGAGACCGGATGGCATTTGCCATTTGAACTTGTATGCATTCATACAGGACTCTACTATAATCGTTCATGAGCTCCTGGTAGAAACGGTGAAAGATGTATACCTTCTAGTAAAGCCATAAACCCAGGGAAGTAAATTAAGCATTGCCAATGCCAGCATATATCATCTATTTGGCGCCCACTTCTAGGGACATGACATGAAAGTACCCCTTACACATAATACGCTGTGTCGCCACGCATGATACTGTCGCTCTTATATGACCATAAGGCATACTGGCATACTAATGTCGAAACCTTGGAAGGTACGTGTATGGCTGAGTACTATAAAGATCCAGTTGACTAGCACGTTTAACCCTCCTAATAGATAAACTTAGACATTCGACTCATATAAATATTCATGCAGCCCTATTCTGCCACTATGTGGTTCATTAGCACCCTTTGCCATGGCATCCCCACCcgctccaccaccaccccaCCACCATTCCACGCACGCACAACCGAAAGGGAATGAAAGATAGGAAAAAAAATTGAAGTGCTTCCAACGAGAATCGAACTCGTGCTTGCGGATTTCCAACTCCTTTAGATAGGAGCTGTCATACATAGTATGAGACCGCCGTCCTAACCACTAGACCATGGAAACTTGTTGGAGTCCAACTAATAAGCCACCCATCTAAGTAGAGCTCAACTAGTGTAATTTGTCTTACGTATATGCGCAGGAATTTGCAGGTCCAGCGAAAATATAAATATACGATCTCACTAGTTTTCGTTGTTTcttacttttttttttctaacATGCCAAAGATCTATGATCTAGCTAGATCATGGATGCATTGTGTAGTACTGGTTATTCGAAGCGGGACATAGCCGAAAATGAACTAGAGGATATATTTCGTCATT is a window of Aspergillus nidulans FGSC A4 chromosome VI DNA encoding:
- a CDS encoding putative MFS sugar transporter (transcript_id=CADANIAT00010309); protein product: MMVAARVILGVGVGLEGGTVPVYVAETVERRIRGNLVSLYQFNIALGEVLGYAISAMFLRVPGNWRYILGSSLVFSTIMFVGMLFLPESPRFLVHQGKTLDAYKVWKRIRGIQTVEARDEFFVMTASVRQEENEVHEGAHNKRFPWMDFFTVPRARRSLIYANIMIILGQMTGINAIMYYMSVLMNQIGFNEENANYMSLVGGGSLLLGTIPAIFLMESFGRRFWAIVTLPGFFIGLVLIGASYQVDLKTDLMTVEALYLTGLIVYQGFFGCYACLTWVVPSEVYPTYLRSYGMTTSDALLFLMSFIVTYNFTAMQEAMGKTGLSLGFYGGIAAVGWVYQVFFMPETKDKTLEEIEEVFSRPTMDIVRENWAGVKETCGNLARGNFRKVFAEQTKRRRSVHETELKGLA
- a CDS encoding 3-isopropylmalate dehydrogenase B (transcript_id=CADANIAT00010310), encoding MSEKSYNILVLPGDGIGPEVMAEATKILSLFNTSTVRFRTQTELIGGCSIDTHGKSVTQAVLDAAVSSDAVLFAAVGGPKWDHIRRGLDGPEGGLLQVRKAMDIYANLRPCSVDSPSREIARDFSPFRQDVIEGVDFVVVRENCGGAYFGKKVEEDDYAMDEWGYSASEIQRITRLSAELALRHDPPWPVISLDKANVLASSRLWRRVVEKTMSEEYPQVKLVHQLADSASLIMATNPRALNGVILADNTFGDMVSDQAGSLVGTLGVLPSASLDGLPKPGEQRKVHGLYEPTHGSAPTIAGKNIANPTAMILCVALMFRYSFNMEAEARQIEAAVRTVLDKGIRTSDLGGSTGTREFGDAVVAALKGEL
- a CDS encoding uncharacterized protein (transcript_id=CADANIAT00010311): MTVIWGLDLHEICFSKFRSANMLNRAYHLRRTKMVVYQLAMILCVCSESVGTAAFSDYLDQQSYIQGQHPGVKIHNNSFIGAFSYNVFVGVAVAFIFGAAFFFDLFWPERHECKHVRISWKISAVVVTVMMLSSALTITCIGALHDAVVTGTDRDTAQTYRLEFSKKPSYTYRDNPKVIAAVVLAWPGWVFCVISTIVLFMSQKHDDKYGPMSKYGRSQEDGSIVVDKEGHNSPEPTAA